Proteins encoded together in one Shewanella acanthi window:
- a CDS encoding porin family protein: MNIKDKILLLSLMSVMFSAQASEYSTRADQQKQGKPWYVGGSIGWANSSASLGDMNHRFTATGMNAVATEVDDKDTAYDVRIGYAFDRHWSLEVGYKDLGEVLVRFTGRYQDADAFFDAVEHVHPESGEGYFIAGNYHYYFTDEIAVFGKLGYFDWEGKYVTTDVGDPVGHDKMKGNTWFYGLGLQYDLSKDWAVDAKWEQFDFDNDTTNVLSVGVVYRFK; the protein is encoded by the coding sequence ATGAACATCAAAGATAAAATCCTCTTGTTATCGCTAATGTCGGTGATGTTTTCCGCACAGGCCAGTGAGTATTCGACTCGGGCAGACCAACAAAAACAGGGGAAACCTTGGTATGTTGGCGGCTCCATTGGCTGGGCGAATAGCTCAGCCAGTTTAGGTGACATGAATCACCGCTTTACTGCCACAGGGATGAATGCAGTCGCGACAGAAGTCGATGACAAAGATACCGCCTATGATGTAAGGATTGGCTATGCCTTTGACCGCCATTGGAGTTTGGAGGTGGGTTATAAGGATTTAGGTGAAGTGTTAGTGCGATTTACCGGAAGATATCAAGACGCCGATGCGTTTTTCGATGCAGTTGAGCATGTGCATCCCGAATCGGGAGAGGGGTATTTTATCGCGGGGAATTACCATTATTACTTCACCGATGAGATAGCCGTGTTTGGGAAATTGGGGTACTTCGATTGGGAAGGTAAATACGTGACTACCGATGTGGGCGATCCCGTCGGCCACGATAAAATGAAGGGCAATACTTGGTTCTATGGCCTTGGTCTGCAATACGATTTATCCAAGGATTGGGCGGTGGATGCCAAGTGGGAGCAGTTTGATTTTGATAATGACACCACAAACGTGTTGAGTGTCGGGGTAGTCTATAGGTTTAAATAG